One Methanobacteriaceae archaeon genomic window, CAAGTTTTTGATGAATCATCTCAAGAGTATCACGATATTGTGTAAATACCATGATTTTAGAAGAGTTTTTATCTTCCTTATCTTCAAAACGATTAGTAGTTAATTTAACCTGACCATCACGCTGACCTAACTCTTTTTTAATGATATTAGTAATTTCACGTAATTTTGGATGTTCCAAACCATTTTTCTCAGCAATTCTTGCTAATTTAACTGCTCTTCCAAAATTATCATCCCACATTAATGATTTAGCAGCTTTGGTTTGCTTTTTTCTCAATCTTGCAACATACTTATTGAATGTTACAACACCCTGGGTTTCAATTAATTCCTGAGCATGCTGAACATTAATAACAGCACTTAAAATTGAAATAGCCTGGAATAATTCCTTGTCAGGGTTTGTAGATCTTGCAATTTCACCCTGAATTCTTCCTCTTGCTTTTAGAATATCCAGTTTACCAACAGAAACTGTTTTAATAACACCCATATTCTTTAAAGCTTTAAGTCTCATTTTCAAAGCTTTATCTACAAATAATTTGATTTTTTCAAGCTCACGGCTCATTTCGATTTTAACCCAGTCAATTTCCACAGGATTAAAATACGGCCTTACATCAGCATCATCTTCGCTTTTAACAACAATATTTTGTATGTATAAATTCTCACAGACTTCCTTAATCTTGAATTTATCAGACCCTGGAGAAGCTGTAAGTGCTAAAATAAGATTGAATTTGGATTCCTGAACATAACGGGAAGCTAAATATACATAAGAATAAGATCCAACACCATGGTGACATTCATCAAATACCACTAATGAGACACTGCTTAAATCATAACGTCCATTAAGCAAGTCTGATTCAACAGTTTGAGGTGTTGCACAAATTATTCTTGACTCTTCCCATCTTTTTACTCTTTCTTCAGGTTTAATAGCTCCAGTTATTGAGGTACATGGCAAATTAATAAATTCCTTAAAACTGGATTCATGTTGTATAGCTAATGGTTTTGAAGGTGCTAAAACCAATATTTTTGAATTTTTAACCTTTTGCAATCTGTCAGCAGCCACTAAAATAGCTACAATTGTTTTACCTAATGCAGTTGGTGCAACAACCATAGTATTTCCTTTTTTTAAAACATCAGCTGCAAGAACCTGTTGATATAACCTTGATTCGATTGCATTTTCCTTTAATAAAGGATGAGAAATATAACTAGCCATAATAACCATTACCTAAACCCTAATCATTACCATATTACTTTTTAATATTTATAAAATGTTTAGAAAGAGCATTTGAAAAGTAATTCATAAAAAAAATAAAATTATAATTCAAAAATAACATTTTTGAATTTAGTTGCAGCTTCACCAATTGCGACTACTACATCACAATCAAGGTTTAAAGCTTTTTTAATACCGTCTTTAACTTCTTCTTCAGAAGCCCCTAAAGTTCCAGTTTTTTCAAAATCGCTAATATGGTTTAAGAATATTCTGTCATTTAATTCAGAGTTTTCTTTAAGCTGTTCAAATGCAGCAATTTGTGATGAAACAGATGCTGGCACGATGAATTTTGAATATTTTAAAACACTGTTGAAAATGCCTGTATCTCCAACTTTTCCAGATTCTGATGAAACAGTAATTACAGTTGTAAAATCACCATATAACTTTTTAAATTCTTTTAAAACTGTTTCAACTCCTGCGGGATTGTGAGCATAGTCAACAAATATTGTTTTACCATCAACAGTTGCAACTTCTTCCATTCTTCCGCTTACACCTGAAAAACTTGCAATTGAAGGTAAAATTTTATCATATGGTAAATTAAGGAATTTATGAGCTGCAATAATGACTCCAGTAATATTATATACATTGTGAAGTCCATCAACGTTCATTTTGACTGTTAATTTTTCACTTGGTGTGTGTAAATCAAAGGTTCTGTTTTTAAGATCAATGTTTGTTGCAATATAGTCGACCTGTGGAGTTGTTAGGCCACATTTACAAAAGTAGTATCCACAGCCTGAAATTATTTCTTTAACAGCTATTTCATTGCCACATACACATTCTTTCATTCCAACAGACTCGGGAAGTTCGTCAACACCAAATGTGATTACTTCACCTTTAAAGTCCATATCTCTTATAAGACCCATAATTGTAGGATCTTGTCCGTTTACAATTAACTGGCCAAAATCTAACTCAGAGATAAATTCTCCTTTAACATTAGCATAATCCTTGAAACTTCCAAGGTCATTTAAGTGATCTGGAGTAATATTTGTAATTAAACCGCCAGACATTCCAGTATCTCTAACTATTCTTCCAATAGTTCCTGGAATACCAAATGTTCCAACTTCAAGTATTCCAACATCCCCATCTAATCTTGATTGAAGAATTGGAATAAACTCTGCATTACCCTGCATTCCTTCCAAATCATGTTCACATGGTTTAATTCCATTATCATAAGCTATTTTTTTAAGTAAAGTTGTGGTTGTTGTTTTACCGTTAGTACCAGTAATTCCAAAAACCGGTTTTTCGGACTTGAGTTTTTCAATAACGTCATATAATTCAAAAATAGGTTTATCGAATTTTTTAAATATTGCAGCATCTTTAGGTAGGCTTGCCGGAGGAATTATATAATCTGCTTTTTCAAAAAATTCCTCAGGAGCTTCTCCATAGAATACTTCAATATCATAACCTTCTAGTGCTTTAGCAAACCGGCAATCCTCTTTAGAGGACAAGTCATTTCCAATTACATTATATCCTCTTTGTTTGAGAATTCTTGCTATTAAATTTCCGTTTGCTCCACAAACACCAATAATTCCGAAGGTTTTATTTTTATTCATACTTTTTACTTCCTATTTCAAGTCCTTTAGTAATTTTATCAACAGTAGTAAGTCTGTCATATGCTATAAGTGGTCCCATGTGTAAGAT contains:
- a CDS encoding DEAD/DEAH box helicase, giving the protein MASYISHPLLKENAIESRLYQQVLAADVLKKGNTMVVAPTALGKTIVAILVAADRLQKVKNSKILVLAPSKPLAIQHESSFKEFINLPCTSITGAIKPEERVKRWEESRIICATPQTVESDLLNGRYDLSSVSLVVFDECHHGVGSYSYVYLASRYVQESKFNLILALTASPGSDKFKIKEVCENLYIQNIVVKSEDDADVRPYFNPVEIDWVKIEMSRELEKIKLFVDKALKMRLKALKNMGVIKTVSVGKLDILKARGRIQGEIARSTNPDKELFQAISILSAVINVQHAQELIETQGVVTFNKYVARLRKKQTKAAKSLMWDDNFGRAVKLARIAEKNGLEHPKLREITNIIKKELGQRDGQVKLTTNRFEDKEDKNSSKIMVFTQYRDTLEMIHQKLEKEGIKSVKFFGQAAKDGEKGLTQKEQKAIIKSFKKGEYDVLISTSVAEEGIDIPAVDLVVLYEPVPSEVRMIQRRGRTGRKRTGHVKVLITKGTRDEGYYWSSINKESRMKNQLIDADVLKELNASAVERMENEKHVKVIERPKKENNFPIVYADSREGNSKVIRHLTEMEMDVKVHSMAVADYQVSDEVAIERKTTKDFVDSIIDKRLFKQARELSEEFKRPLLILEGDDLYGGMVNPNAIRGSLASIAIDFGISIIPTRNAQDTAAMIKRIAVREQNDERAPIQIRTDKKPVSMLEQQLFIVESLPNIGPVNAKNLLSHFGSVGKIINASESELQEVEGIGKKIAEDIRKVIDSKYLYFEKEIKEKRLL
- a CDS encoding Mur ligase family protein; amino-acid sequence: MNKNKTFGIIGVCGANGNLIARILKQRGYNVIGNDLSSKEDCRFAKALEGYDIEVFYGEAPEEFFEKADYIIPPASLPKDAAIFKKFDKPIFELYDVIEKLKSEKPVFGITGTNGKTTTTTLLKKIAYDNGIKPCEHDLEGMQGNAEFIPILQSRLDGDVGILEVGTFGIPGTIGRIVRDTGMSGGLITNITPDHLNDLGSFKDYANVKGEFISELDFGQLIVNGQDPTIMGLIRDMDFKGEVITFGVDELPESVGMKECVCGNEIAVKEIISGCGYYFCKCGLTTPQVDYIATNIDLKNRTFDLHTPSEKLTVKMNVDGLHNVYNITGVIIAAHKFLNLPYDKILPSIASFSGVSGRMEEVATVDGKTIFVDYAHNPAGVETVLKEFKKLYGDFTTVITVSSESGKVGDTGIFNSVLKYSKFIVPASVSSQIAAFEQLKENSELNDRIFLNHISDFEKTGTLGASEEEVKDGIKKALNLDCDVVVAIGEAATKFKNVIFEL